The DNA region TCACCTGGATCGGAGGAAGGCCCTTGCTTTCGGTGGTGTCATGCAGGAAGAAAAGTATGATCAGAATTCCGAGCACTCCGGCGGCTGCAGCTCCAAAGAAGCCCCATTTCCAGCCAAAGGCGGCAACGAGCGAGCCGACAAAGATGAAGGAAAGACCTTCACCGGCATTGTGGCTGGCGCTGAAGAAGCCGTAGTACGTGCCTCTCTGGGAGAGAGGATACCATCTGGTAAGTCCGACTATGGCGCATGGGGCGCCGAGCGACTGGGAGCAGCCGTTGATGGCCCACATGATCGAGAACAAAACGAAGAGAGCAGCGCTGGAGATGCCGGAAGCGGTGGCGCTGGCTCCGAGGATTCCCATACCGAGGTTCATCAGTACGCTGATCAGAAGGCCGGTGGCCATGAAGCGTTTGATGTTGGATCTGTCGACGAGGAATCCGTTTATAAGTTTAGCCACAGCGTATGCCCAGTAGAGGCAGGCGCCGATGATACCGAGCTGGGTCGCCGTAAGGAGACCTGCGTCGATAATTGGCTGTTTCATTACTCCGAGGGAGAGTCTGCAGACGTAGAAGAGGGCGTATGCGAGAGTTCCGGAAAGGAATGTCTGGAAACGTAGTTTCTTGTAGACTGACTGCTGTTTTTCAGGTGCGACCATGGTGGCCGATGGACCGCTAGTCTTGTAGAAGTCTAAAATGCTCATTGATATCCGTGTGTGTATAGTGAATTGCAAAAATACTCTGATGCAGCCTCTAATCAACACACAATTTGCGTAATATTATCCCTCTTTTTACGCAAAGCTTTCCTCGTCCATCTGGCATCCACTCCCTCCGGACTTCCCTCCACCCCCAATGCTGAGGGGGCAACACATTGCCCTGCATGCATCTCTGTGGCGCATCCCTGCACCCTCAGCGGCCGAAATACACGGTTGAGGGGGCAACACATTGCCCTGCACGCACCTCTGTGGCACATCCCTGCACCCTCAGCAGCCGTAATACACGATTGAGGGGGCAGCAACATGCCCTGCATGCATCTCTGTGGCACTTCCCTGCACCCTCAGCGGCCGAAATACCGGATTGAGGGGGCAACACATTGCCATGTACGCATCTCTGTGGCACATCCCTGCACCCTCAACCGCAGAAAAACAATGCTGAGGGGGCAGCACCTTGCCCTGTACGCACCTCCGCGGCACATCCCTGCACCCTCAACCGCAGAAAAACAATGCTGAGGGGGCAGAGGCGATGAACGTTATAGTGTGAAGTCTATCGGGTTGTCCCAGTCACGGGCTTTGTACCAGTGGC from Bacteroidales bacterium WCE2008 includes:
- a CDS encoding MFS transporter, OPA family, sugar phosphate sensor protein UhpC produces the protein MSILDFYKTSGPSATMVAPEKQQSVYKKLRFQTFLSGTLAYALFYVCRLSLGVMKQPIIDAGLLTATQLGIIGACLYWAYAVAKLINGFLVDRSNIKRFMATGLLISVLMNLGMGILGASATASGISSAALFVLFSIMWAINGCSQSLGAPCAIVGLTRWYPLSQRGTYYGFFSASHNAGEGLSFIFVGSLVAAFGWKWGFFGAAAAGVLGILIILFFLHDTTESKGLPPIQVISGEKSEEEVKADKTETSAIQRAVLRNPGVWILAISSAFMYMSRYAINEWGVIFLQKVYGYEIGKASALIGINPIFGIIGTVLSGWLSDFIFKSDRKCPALVAGILEVIALALFLFGGGSRIVVITSMVLFGIAIGVLIAFVGGLMAIDIVPRKATGAALGIVGMASYAAAGIQNVVTGLLLDGMSVKDAAGQITEYNFSYVSWFWLGSAVVACLLPLLNWNRKQAQID